The following nucleotide sequence is from bacterium.
CACCCGCCGGCAGGAACCTTTCAAGGAGGAGAAATGGCGGAGAAAATCACCGCCGTCGTCGGCGCCCGGGTGCACACCGTATCCGGCCCGGTCCACGAGCCGGGGACCGTCGTCCTCGAAGGCGAGCGGATCGTCGCCGTGGGGCCCGAAAACGACGTGAAGGTCCCCGAGGGCGCGACGAGAATTGAGGCCCGGGGGATGACCCTCGTCCCCGGCCTGATTGACGCTCACGCCCACATCGGCGTCTTCAACGAGGCCCAGGGCGAGGACAACTGGGACGGCAACGAGATGACCGACCCGGTGACGCCGGAGCTGCGGGTGATTGACGCGCTGAATCCGGACGCCGTGGCCTTCCCCGACGTCCTGGCCGCCGGGGTGACCACCGTGGCCACCATGCCGGGGTCGGCCAACGTCATCGGCGGAACCGTCGCCGCCATCCGCACCCGTGGCGCCACCGTTGACGCGCTCATCCGCGCCTACCCCGTGGGGATGAAGATGGCGCTCGGCTACAACCCCAAGTCGGTGTACGGCGGTGAGCAGAAGAAGCGCCCGGCGACGCGCATGGCCAACGCCGCCGTCCTGCGCGGGGCGCTCCAGGCCGCCCGGAACTACGCCGCCAAGAAGCTCCACCACGGCGCCCAACTCATGAGCCAGGAGAAAAAGGACGCCGAGAAGCGCGAGCCGGTGGCCCCCCTCGAGGTGGACCTGAAGCTCGAGGCGCTGCTGCCGGTCCTCGAAGGTCATCTAGTCGCCCGCTGCCACTGCCACCGCGCCGACGACATCCTCACCGCCCTGCGCATCCGCGACGAGTTCGGCCTGGAGATGTCCCTCGAGCACTGCACCGAGGGGTACAAGGTGGCCGGTGAGCTGGCGGAGGCGGGCGTGACTTGCGTCCTGGGGCCGCACTTCATCGAGATGCGCTACAAGGCCGAGCTCATGGGCGTGAACCTGGCCAACGCCGCGATTCTCCACGCCGCCGGCGTCAAGGTCTGCATCCAGACCGACGCCACCTGGGGCGTGCAGTGGCTGGCCAACAGCGCCGCGCTCTGCGTGCGCCACGGCCTGCCCGCCGATGTGGCGCTCAGGGCGATGACGCTGAATCCGGCGGAGCTTTTGGGGCTGGATAAGGAGTTGGGGAGCCTCGAGGTGGGGAAGCGGGCGGATTTACTGCTGGTGGACGGCGACCCGCTGGACCTGCGGGACAAGGTGGCCCAGGTCTGGCTCGACGGCCAGCCGCAATTGAAAGAACCGAAGTAGCCGGGCAGGTCGGCCGCCCATCGCGCGAATGCCGACGTAGGGGCGACCGTCCACGGTCGCCCGCATGTCCCCTCTCCCCTCCAGGGAGAGGCGCGCCTACGGGCTAGGGCGAGGGTCGAGGTAGGGAACGTGAAAGCGGCGGGGATTAGAATCCCCGACCTACGGGAAAGGTGTGAATCGTGCGTCAACCTCGTAGGGGCCGACCTTTAGGTCGGCCCGCGGGCGACCGCAGAGGGTCGCCCCTACGTCATCGCAAAGGGCGGGGAAAAGAATCCCCGCCCTACGTTTAGCGGGCGCACCTAAAGGTACGCCCCTACGTCATCGCAACTACGCTGGACGCTTTTTTAGAAGAACACCTTTGCGTTAATCTCACCCCGGTGGACCGTCTCCCGCCCCGGCTCCGCCTCCCCGCTGTATGAAAACGTGACCGCCGCGTAGTGCTCGATGCTTATCCGCAGCGAGGCCTGCCAGTAGTGGTCCACTCCCGGCCGCCGGTAGACCAACGACTCGGTGGTAGGCGGCCCCGTCAGCTCGTTCGACCGCCAGCGGTACGACAGGCTCAAATCCCCCACGCCGCCGATGCGCAGTTCCAGCGCCGGGGTGACCTCCCAGCTCGCCAGCTCCGACACCCCTGCATAGGCGGTCTGCACGCTCACCTCGCGCGCCGCGCGAATCCGCGGCCGCCACGCCCCCAGAATGAACCGCGGTTCCAGCCACGCCCGCCAGCTATCCACGTCCCGGTCCGCGTCCCCCGCCCCGAAGTAGGACAGCGCCCCCCGCCGCCACTCCCACCCGAAA
It contains:
- a CDS encoding amidohydrolase, whose protein sequence is MAEKITAVVGARVHTVSGPVHEPGTVVLEGERIVAVGPENDVKVPEGATRIEARGMTLVPGLIDAHAHIGVFNEAQGEDNWDGNEMTDPVTPELRVIDALNPDAVAFPDVLAAGVTTVATMPGSANVIGGTVAAIRTRGATVDALIRAYPVGMKMALGYNPKSVYGGEQKKRPATRMANAAVLRGALQAARNYAAKKLHHGAQLMSQEKKDAEKREPVAPLEVDLKLEALLPVLEGHLVARCHCHRADDILTALRIRDEFGLEMSLEHCTEGYKVAGELAEAGVTCVLGPHFIEMRYKAELMGVNLANAAILHAAGVKVCIQTDATWGVQWLANSAALCVRHGLPADVALRAMTLNPAELLGLDKELGSLEVGKRADLLLVDGDPLDLRDKVAQVWLDGQPQLKEPK